From a region of the Streptomyces sp. B21-083 genome:
- a CDS encoding type II toxin-antitoxin system VapB family antitoxin, with protein sequence MSKLLIEVDDEALAEAQVLLGTKTKKDTVNTALLEVAKRRSRAIALAKLRERGARGDFDILLDKRNYRR encoded by the coding sequence ATGTCGAAGCTGCTCATCGAGGTCGACGACGAGGCTCTGGCGGAAGCTCAGGTTCTCCTTGGCACCAAGACCAAGAAGGACACCGTCAACACCGCGCTGCTGGAAGTCGCCAAGCGGCGCAGCCGGGCCATAGCGCTGGCCAAGCTCCGTGAGAGGGGGGCACGTGGTGACTTCGACATCCTTCTGGACAAGAGGAACTACCGCCGGTGA
- a CDS encoding PIN domain nuclease, which translates to MSDVSYLIDTSAAVRMLSSDAYDEDWGQVLDNGLVALCDLTELEMLFSARGRADREGIQEELRQLFSWTLMPDGIYQRAREVQQLLTDNGEHRSAGPVDLLVAATAELSGLTLLHHDRDFDTVARRTGQSTVWLAEPEPEPKS; encoded by the coding sequence GTGAGTGACGTCTCGTATCTGATCGACACCTCGGCAGCTGTGCGCATGCTCAGCAGCGACGCGTACGACGAGGACTGGGGCCAAGTACTCGACAACGGGCTGGTCGCGCTGTGCGATCTGACGGAGTTGGAAATGCTTTTCTCCGCTCGCGGGCGAGCGGACCGAGAAGGTATCCAGGAGGAGCTGCGGCAGCTCTTCAGCTGGACCCTGATGCCGGATGGCATCTACCAGCGTGCCCGCGAGGTTCAGCAACTGCTCACCGACAACGGTGAGCACCGCTCGGCCGGGCCGGTCGACCTGCTCGTCGCCGCCACGGCCGAGCTGTCGGGCCTGACCCTTCTCCATCACGACCGGGACTTCGACACGGTCGCCCGCCGTACGGGCCAGTCGACCGTCTGGTTGGCCGAACCCGAGCCCGAGCCCAAGTCCTGA